The following are encoded together in the Macadamia integrifolia cultivar HAES 741 chromosome 10, SCU_Mint_v3, whole genome shotgun sequence genome:
- the LOC122091393 gene encoding chloroplast stem-loop binding protein of 41 kDa a, chloroplastic gives MASFASSSSLLFSSPTSNVSSHPRLPVSSSVYSFSQSSSLSSSLSISAPLLYPKNSRVLSFSSFSVKASSEKKKVLIVNTNSGGHAVIGFYFAKELLGSGYDVTVMTVGDEKSDKMKKPPFNRFSEIVSAGGSTVWGDPAEVGKVVGGAVFDVVLDNNGKDLDTVRPVADWAKSAGVKQFLFISSAGIYKPTDEPPHIEGEVVKADAGHVAVEKYISEIFSSWATFRPQYMIGSGNNKDCEEWFFDRIVRNRPVPIPGSGMQLTNISRVRDLSSMLTLSVQNPAVSSGKIFNCVSDRALTLDGMAKLCAKAAGLPVDIVHYDPKAVGIDAKKAFPFRNMHFYAEPRAAKEILGWSSTTNLPEDLKERFDEYVKIGRDKKSMKFEIDDLILDSLKVAVPV, from the exons ATGGCTTCTTTTGCCTCTTCATCTTCTCTGCTTTTCTCCTCTCCAACCTCTAATGTTTCTTCTCATCCCCGTCTCCCTGTTTCATCCTCTGTATACTCTTTCTCTCAGTCTTCTAGTCTTTCgtcttctctctccatttctgcTCCTCTCCTGTACCCCAAAAATTCCAGGGTcctatctttctcttccttcagTGTCAAGGCAAGTTCAGAGAAGAAAAAGGTTCTCATTGTCAACACTAACAGTGGTGGGCATGCGGTTATTGGGTTTTACTTTGCTAAGGAGCTTCTGGGTTCTGGTTATGATGTCACGGTGATGACTGTTGGGGATGAGAAATCTGACAAGATGAAGAAGCCTCCTTTCAACAGATTCTCT GAGATTGTGAGTGCTGGAGGTAGTACGGTGTGGGGAGATCCAGCTGAGGTCGGGAAGGTTGTTGGAGGAGCGGTTTTCGATGTTGTGTTGGACAACAATGGCAAGGATTTGGACACTGTGAG GCCTGTGGCAGATTGGGCCAAGAGTGCTGGTGTCAAGCAATTTCTGTTCATCAGCAGTGCTGGAATTTATAAGCCAACGGATGAGCCTCCTCATATTGAAGGG GAAGTTGTTAAAGCTGATGCCGGTCATGTTGCAGTGGAAAAATACATATCGGAGATTTTCAGTAGTTGGGCCACATTCCGTCCACAATACATGATTGGTTCTGGAAACAACAAAGATTGTGAAGAGTGGTTCTTTGATC GAATTGTTCGGAACAGACCAGTTCCAATCCCTGGCTCAGGAATGCAACTCACCAACATCTCCCGTGTTAGGGACTTATCTTCCATGCTTACCTTATCGGTCCAGAATCCAGCTGTTTCAAGTGGAAAAATTTTCAACTGTGTATCTGACCGTGCATTAACTCTGGATGGAATGGCTAAACTCTGTGCTAAGGCTGCAGGTCTCCCTGTTGACATTGTGCATTATGATCCAAAAGCTGTTGGCATTGATGCGAAGAAGGCATTTCCTTTTCGTAATATG CACTTCTATGCAGAACCAAGAGCTGCCAAGGAGATACTGGGGTGGAGCAGTACCACTAACCTTCCTGAAGATTTGAAGGAGAGGTTTGATGAGTATGTAAAGATTGGTAGAGACAAGAAGTCCATGAAGTTTGAGATTGATGATCTGATATTGGATTCACTTAAAGTTGCAGTACCAGTGTAA